One segment of Asterias rubens chromosome 2, eAstRub1.3, whole genome shotgun sequence DNA contains the following:
- the LOC117306813 gene encoding uncharacterized protein LOC117306813 isoform X2: MRLVLVSSFLCCVISLFLEVRGESSPQFCLKQEKDKSCTKEDCVRKNQLLCVHGVCLTDGRCECQACWAGPSCNGTRNQHAPVFTNLIYEEYISPDVSTDYPFLYVHASDKDEELCGKPTTPTRCPCSQVQYSFADKENGGNIPFVIDSKTGGVSAAVKDLVPDVYRLKIHARNGDDRDMQGSAEIVVSVIEIYPSDQPSVKLRKLQSTLGQLDVNQSIDITFLPVSDVTIGTLVEGSRVDCELTIVIPEALVVEDIRVEIFTEDGNNTLSVLCEPSLTKGAEIEISNSAQPEIAYNHETGSPFLADTAVFNLGNVSNTNTSTDEQDSRIVITFSVTLKEAISLVPDDRYWVTAGVEYNGEAKLWVGQIGFLLDPGPQYAPQTNGSLESPGDFYKGEVAVFDLELNVYKSVANLTVKASGDSTLTSHLMICKLQLCSTGSGYCLDVSKDIATFQVDVSSQNVYEYTYGFGNIVNGGVANSTVDSRIMMDVVAYLRDDTVPANGSLEVSIDDGTTQTTLTAPVTVKNARPTMLTVGKVLTMNVSTVDGDDHLVPGECVKVRVAVAVPYSTSVKPIAVEFTKNAADSNFELCAVSINHIGNDISCLEHRRESIENAVVYSPTGIQATIDLGGLANTGGASSGNGIDNVIGIDFVVKLVSETATHNTQHQFDASVTYGDVGTPLTASISLTVVTEPASITYPTVPEADSTPINSSFELLYPVNSDIVSPGEYAILSVKPTIQPDSQYKYVVSALVPADMTVLALRVISVGSNIACGLLISDPIPVYSSVGGSGNKDMAELDLGLMYNFARPNDETCDDDAVVIELTVLMGEDTSITEQSVVVSLLVGETQLWIAEGNLTVSPSVAMDAVLPSYNNLSFAQSYTEEVVPSQEGSEVKILHTLTIPANSSLKYVVNYTTDVTWLEITDISVMSVGELLLCTRVGPVTAVNGSHSQGMYATVDLGSVCNIPIGSDLANSSQLVIEVTVICLNDSKVFTGTKGVIAAAVEVSNAQSEAVSQSRDISVFIAGPKSTFKMCCPTTSYYMRPQEIERCNITMLIADPNLKFRLEIDTPYNVTAGMTIQNVEVSYVGRNLQVGSRDPVLSSSGLTTQNNQAVLNFGQIIHTGLYTGNTWLPGDDDIVIQIDIQMAGGLLNSNGTSQSLNADISIGQGDVIWVSYFKVITEREEMDKPIFSVGFSHNNTESTLLLGDKVWYNVNISHTPDSMAEATNMKGHIFLPQYIQFDSMVPDYSLSSNLTTMTHSSDGTGFYFEIPSMCFTDNIVFNIETSIKSNYLYKLNKKWKATTPIEVVFNMPHHDLSTYSEGFYFSEPMDYTTYDFTVPYPYIPAPSDPSSCPSPVALGMEDNTITDCQITASFSPDDSAQGHHARLRGGSENKAAARLTSTPSKSLEDASKGWTLPL; this comes from the exons GAAGAACCAGTTGCTCTGTGTCCATGGAGTATGTTTGACGGATGGTAGGTGTGAGTGTCAAGCTTGCTGGGCTGGACCATCTTGCAACGGTACAA GAAATCAGCATGCACCGGTTTTCACCAATCTGATCTACGAAGAGTACATTTCACCAGATGTATCAACTGACTACCCTTTTCTGTACGTCCATGCAAGTGATAAAGATGAAGAACTATGCGGCAAACCCACGACACCAACACGATGCCCATGCTCACAAGTCCAGTATTCATTCGCTGATAAAGAAAATGGCGGGAACATTCCGTTTGTGATTGACTCGAAGACAGGGGGAGTCAGCGCTGCAGTGAAGGACCTCGTGCCTGACGTGTACAGACTGAAAATACACGCAAGGAATGGGGACGACCGTGACATGCAAGGGTCGGCAGAGATCGTCGTCAGTGTCATTGAAATTTACCCCTCGGATCAGCCATCAGTCAAACTCAGAAAACTACAATCTACGCTCGGG CAACTGGACGTCAATCAATCCATCGACATCACCTTTTTGCCCGTGAGCGACGTGACCATCGGGACTTTGGTCGAAGGTTCCCGAGTCGACTGCGAGCTGACCATCGTCATTCCCGAAGCCTTGGTGGTCGAAGACATCCGAGTGGAGATATTCACCGAGGACGGCAACAACACGCTCTCGGTTCTGTGCGAACCGTCCCTAACAAAAGGGGCTGAGATTGAGATAAGTAACTCTGCCCAACCCGAGATCGCCTACAACCACGAGACAGGGAGCCCATTTCTG GCCGACACTGCCGTCTTCAACTTGGGGAATGTTTCCAACACCAATACTTCTACCGATGAGCAAGACTCAAGAATAGTCATTACTTTCTCTGTGACTTTGAAGGAGGCGATATCGTTGGTGCCTGATGACAGGTATTGGGTCACTGCTGGTGTGGAGTATAATGGTGAAGCTAAACTATGGGTGGGACAGATTGGGTTCCTTCTCGACCCTGGGCCacag TATGCACCCCAAACCAATGGTTCTCTGGAATCACCGGGTGACTTCTACAAAGGAGAGGTGGCTGTCTTTGATCTAGAACTCAACGTCTACAAGAGTGTCGCAAACCTCACTGTCAAAGCATCTG GTGATTCAACGCTGACGTCCCACTTGATGATATGTAAGCTACAGCTATGCAGTACAGGTAGCGGGTACTGTCTGGACGTGAGCAAGGATATCGCTACATTCCAAGTAGATGTAAGCTCTCAGAATGTCTATGAGTACACCTATGGATTCGGAAATATTGTCAATGGAG GTGTTGCCAACAGCACAGTGGATAGTAGGATCATGATGGATGTTGTCGCATACCTAAGAGATGATACAGTACCGGCAAATGGCAGCTTAGAAGTCTCCATTGATGATGGTACAACACAGACTACGCTGACTGCTCCAGTCACTGTGAAGAATGCGCGACCTACAATGCTGACT GTGGGAAAGGTTCTAACGATGAATGTGAGTACTGTTGACGGCGATGACCACCTAGTGCCAGGGGAGTGTGTGAAGGTACGCGTGGCAGTCGCTGTCCCGTACTCTACCTCTGTCAAACCAATCGCTGTTGAGTTTACTAAGAATGCAGCCGACAGTAATTTTGAGTTGTGTGCAGTTAGCATCAACCACATCGGCAACGATATCAGCTGTTTGGAGCATCGCAGGGAATCCATTGAAAATGCTGTGGTCTACTCGCCTACAGG AATTCAAGCAACCATTGATCTTGGTGGACTCGCCAACACAGGAGGGGCAAGTTCTGGAAATGGCATTGACAACGTGATCGGTATTGACTTTGTTGTCAAGCTAGTCAGTGAGACGGCAACGCATAACACTCAGCATCAATTTGATGCATCTGTAACATACGGTGACGTTGGAACTCCATTGACTGCCTCCATTTCTCTGACTGTGGTTACCGAGCCAGCCTCCATTACCTACCCAACAGTGCCAGAG GCTGACTCCACCCCAATCAACAGCTCCTTCGAGTTGCTGTATCCAGTCAACTCCGACATAGTATCACCGGGAGAGTACGCAATCTTGAGTGTCAAGCCGACCATCCAACCGGACAGCCAGTACAAGTATGTCGTATCGGCACTGGTCCCTGCTGATATGACCGTTCTAGCATTGAGAGTTATCAGCGTGGGGAGTAATATAGCCTGTGGATTGCTCATCAGCGATCCCATCCCGGTGTATTCCAGTGTAGGGGGAAGCGGCAATAAGGACATGGCTGAATTGGACTTGGGATTGATGTACAACTTTG CTCGGCCTAACGATGAAACGTGTGATGATGATGCAGTGGTGATTGAGTTAACGGTCCTGATGGGTGAAGATACAAGCATTACAGAACAGTCCGTTGTTGTGTCTTTATTGGTCGGCGAAACACAGTTGTGGATTGCTGAGGGCAACCTAACTGTCTCTCCAAGTGTCGCTATG GATGCCGTATTACCGAGCTACAATAACCTCAGCTTTGCTCAATCCTACACTGAAGAAGTGGTTCCGAGCCAGGAAGGTAGTGAAGTGAAGATCCTACATACCCTAACGATACCGGCGAACTCCTCGTTGAAGTATGTGGTTAATTACACCACGGATGTGACGTGGCTTGAGATCACAGACATCAGTGTGATGTCTGTCGGGGAGCTGCTGCTCTGTACTCGGGTTGGACCCGTAACTGCTGTTAATGG CTCACACAGTCAAGGAATGtatgcaaccgtggacctcggTTCTGTTTGTAACATTCCAATCGGCAGCGACTTGGCAAACAGCAGCCAG CTGGTGATTGAGGTGACAGTGATTTGTCTGAATGACAGTAAAGTGTTTACCGGCACGAAGGGTGTTATAGCTGCTGCAGTGGAGGTTAGCAACGCCCAATCTGAGGCCGTCAGCCAATCTAGAGATATAAGTGTCTTCATTGCAGGCCCAAAG TCTACATTTAAGATGTGTTGCCCGACCACATCCTACTACATGCGCCCCCAAGAAATTGAACGTTGCAACATCACCATGTTGATTGCCGACCCAAACTTGAAGTTCCGATTGGAGATTGACACGCCTTACAACGTCACCGCTGGCATGACCATCCAGAATGTGGAAGTGAGTTATGTAGGACGGAACTTGCAGGTTGGCTCAAGGGACCCTGTGCTGTCCTCGAGTGGTCTCACAACACAGAACAACCAGGCTGTTTTGAACTTTGGACAAATCATCCACACAG GGCTGTACACAGGGAACACTTGGTTACCAGGAGATGACGACATTGTCATCCAGATTGATATTCAGATGGCAGGTGGTTTGCTGAATAGCAACGGGACGTCTCAATCTCTGAATGCTGACATCTCCATTGGCCAAGGGGACGTGATTTGGGTGTCTTACTTTAAAGTCATCACAGAGAGAGAGGAGATGGACAAACCCATCTTCAGCGTGGGCTTCAGTCATAACAACACAGAGTCAACACTCCTGCTTGG TGATAAGGTTTGGTACAATGTCAACATCAGTCATACCCCAGACTCCATGGCAGAGGCTACCAATATGAAAGGACACATCTTTCTGCCTCAGTACATCCAGTTTGACAGCATGGTGCCAGACTACTCACTCAGCAGCAACCTAACAACTATGACCCATTCCTCTGATGGAACCGGATTCTACTTCGAG ATTCCATCGATGTGTTTCACtgataatattgttttcaaCATTGAGACATCTATTAAGAGTAACTACTTATACAAACTGAATAAGAAATGGAAAGCAACTACACCAATAGAG GTGGTGTTTAACATGCCACATCATGATTTAAGTACTTACTCTGAGGGCTTCTACTTCAGTGAACCCATGGACTACACCACATACGACTTCACTGTACCTTATCCATACATACCAG CTCCAAGTGACCCTTCAAGCTGCCCGTCACCGGTGGCTCTTGGGATGGAAGACAACACCATCACTGACTGCCAGATTACGGCTTCATTCTCACCAGATGACTCTGCACAGGGACATCATGCAAGACTCAGGGGAGGCTCAG aGAACAAAGCGGCCGCAAGACTTACTTCCACTCCATCAAAAAG CTTGGAAGACGCTAGCAAGGGCTGGACCCTTCCTTTATGA
- the LOC117306813 gene encoding uncharacterized protein LOC117306813 isoform X1 produces MRLVLVSSFLCCVISLFLEVRGESSPQFCLKQEKDKSCTKEDCVRKNQLLCVHGVCLTDGRCECQACWAGPSCNGTRNQHAPVFTNLIYEEYISPDVSTDYPFLYVHASDKDEELCGKPTTPTRCPCSQVQYSFADKENGGNIPFVIDSKTGGVSAAVKDLVPDVYRLKIHARNGDDRDMQGSAEIVVSVIEIYPSDQPSVKLRKLQSTLGQLDVNQSIDITFLPVSDVTIGTLVEGSRVDCELTIVIPEALVVEDIRVEIFTEDGNNTLSVLCEPSLTKGAEIEISNSAQPEIAYNHETGSPFLADTAVFNLGNVSNTNTSTDEQDSRIVITFSVTLKEAISLVPDDRYWVTAGVEYNGEAKLWVGQIGFLLDPGPQYAPQTNGSLESPGDFYKGEVAVFDLELNVYKSVANLTVKASGDSTLTSHLMICKLQLCSTGSGYCLDVSKDIATFQVDVSSQNVYEYTYGFGNIVNGGVANSTVDSRIMMDVVAYLRDDTVPANGSLEVSIDDGTTQTTLTAPVTVKNARPTMLTVGKVLTMNVSTVDGDDHLVPGECVKVRVAVAVPYSTSVKPIAVEFTKNAADSNFELCAVSINHIGNDISCLEHRRESIENAVVYSPTGIQATIDLGGLANTGGASSGNGIDNVIGIDFVVKLVSETATHNTQHQFDASVTYGDVGTPLTASISLTVVTEPASITYPTVPEADSTPINSSFELLYPVNSDIVSPGEYAILSVKPTIQPDSQYKYVVSALVPADMTVLALRVISVGSNIACGLLISDPIPVYSSVGGSGNKDMAELDLGLMYNFARPNDETCDDDAVVIELTVLMGEDTSITEQSVVVSLLVGETQLWIAEGNLTVSPSVAMDAVLPSYNNLSFAQSYTEEVVPSQEGSEVKILHTLTIPANSSLKYVVNYTTDVTWLEITDISVMSVGELLLCTRVGPVTAVNGSHSQGMYATVDLGSVCNIPIGSDLANSSQLVIEVTVICLNDSKVFTGTKGVIAAAVEVSNAQSEAVSQSRDISVFIAGPKSTFKMCCPTTSYYMRPQEIERCNITMLIADPNLKFRLEIDTPYNVTAGMTIQNVEVSYVGRNLQVGSRDPVLSSSGLTTQNNQAVLNFGQIIHTGLYTGNTWLPGDDDIVIQIDIQMAGGLLNSNGTSQSLNADISIGQGDVIWVSYFKVITEREEMDKPIFSVGFSHNNTESTLLLGDKVWYNVNISHTPDSMAEATNMKGHIFLPQYIQFDSMVPDYSLSSNLTTMTHSSDGTGFYFEIPSMCFTDNIVFNIETSIKSNYLYKLNKKWKATTPIEVVFNMPHHDLSTYSEGFYFSEPMDYTTYDFTVPYPYIPAPSDPSSCPSPVALGMEDNTITDCQITASFSPDDSAQGHHARLRGGSAWKTLARAGPFLYDRWLKVDLGKMSVLTGLQTQGGINPAADGDLGEFEILFSLDDTLYTAATPENNKIFDHKKDSPASHDTIVEHILYKPVKTRYVVLNLTAYDYTTASKWYNALRIELLGCPIDAQVANDVCPPETITPLAEAYERGFLVDPETSTLFVCDMVTHGKSGMRKEIHPSVYTIQWKKPDMHCYMMKYTDKNWIGLDSRLRNIIGFLPSTGRLYGILSNSPDSYAAADEPQGSWYLIPKSEYDTAAASEGYVAAVTVPFMSTETFKYSNPDDLANSVYTSSDFKATMSGIYKGAEKVLDWNTCCQPTCAADGGSEGCT; encoded by the exons GAAGAACCAGTTGCTCTGTGTCCATGGAGTATGTTTGACGGATGGTAGGTGTGAGTGTCAAGCTTGCTGGGCTGGACCATCTTGCAACGGTACAA GAAATCAGCATGCACCGGTTTTCACCAATCTGATCTACGAAGAGTACATTTCACCAGATGTATCAACTGACTACCCTTTTCTGTACGTCCATGCAAGTGATAAAGATGAAGAACTATGCGGCAAACCCACGACACCAACACGATGCCCATGCTCACAAGTCCAGTATTCATTCGCTGATAAAGAAAATGGCGGGAACATTCCGTTTGTGATTGACTCGAAGACAGGGGGAGTCAGCGCTGCAGTGAAGGACCTCGTGCCTGACGTGTACAGACTGAAAATACACGCAAGGAATGGGGACGACCGTGACATGCAAGGGTCGGCAGAGATCGTCGTCAGTGTCATTGAAATTTACCCCTCGGATCAGCCATCAGTCAAACTCAGAAAACTACAATCTACGCTCGGG CAACTGGACGTCAATCAATCCATCGACATCACCTTTTTGCCCGTGAGCGACGTGACCATCGGGACTTTGGTCGAAGGTTCCCGAGTCGACTGCGAGCTGACCATCGTCATTCCCGAAGCCTTGGTGGTCGAAGACATCCGAGTGGAGATATTCACCGAGGACGGCAACAACACGCTCTCGGTTCTGTGCGAACCGTCCCTAACAAAAGGGGCTGAGATTGAGATAAGTAACTCTGCCCAACCCGAGATCGCCTACAACCACGAGACAGGGAGCCCATTTCTG GCCGACACTGCCGTCTTCAACTTGGGGAATGTTTCCAACACCAATACTTCTACCGATGAGCAAGACTCAAGAATAGTCATTACTTTCTCTGTGACTTTGAAGGAGGCGATATCGTTGGTGCCTGATGACAGGTATTGGGTCACTGCTGGTGTGGAGTATAATGGTGAAGCTAAACTATGGGTGGGACAGATTGGGTTCCTTCTCGACCCTGGGCCacag TATGCACCCCAAACCAATGGTTCTCTGGAATCACCGGGTGACTTCTACAAAGGAGAGGTGGCTGTCTTTGATCTAGAACTCAACGTCTACAAGAGTGTCGCAAACCTCACTGTCAAAGCATCTG GTGATTCAACGCTGACGTCCCACTTGATGATATGTAAGCTACAGCTATGCAGTACAGGTAGCGGGTACTGTCTGGACGTGAGCAAGGATATCGCTACATTCCAAGTAGATGTAAGCTCTCAGAATGTCTATGAGTACACCTATGGATTCGGAAATATTGTCAATGGAG GTGTTGCCAACAGCACAGTGGATAGTAGGATCATGATGGATGTTGTCGCATACCTAAGAGATGATACAGTACCGGCAAATGGCAGCTTAGAAGTCTCCATTGATGATGGTACAACACAGACTACGCTGACTGCTCCAGTCACTGTGAAGAATGCGCGACCTACAATGCTGACT GTGGGAAAGGTTCTAACGATGAATGTGAGTACTGTTGACGGCGATGACCACCTAGTGCCAGGGGAGTGTGTGAAGGTACGCGTGGCAGTCGCTGTCCCGTACTCTACCTCTGTCAAACCAATCGCTGTTGAGTTTACTAAGAATGCAGCCGACAGTAATTTTGAGTTGTGTGCAGTTAGCATCAACCACATCGGCAACGATATCAGCTGTTTGGAGCATCGCAGGGAATCCATTGAAAATGCTGTGGTCTACTCGCCTACAGG AATTCAAGCAACCATTGATCTTGGTGGACTCGCCAACACAGGAGGGGCAAGTTCTGGAAATGGCATTGACAACGTGATCGGTATTGACTTTGTTGTCAAGCTAGTCAGTGAGACGGCAACGCATAACACTCAGCATCAATTTGATGCATCTGTAACATACGGTGACGTTGGAACTCCATTGACTGCCTCCATTTCTCTGACTGTGGTTACCGAGCCAGCCTCCATTACCTACCCAACAGTGCCAGAG GCTGACTCCACCCCAATCAACAGCTCCTTCGAGTTGCTGTATCCAGTCAACTCCGACATAGTATCACCGGGAGAGTACGCAATCTTGAGTGTCAAGCCGACCATCCAACCGGACAGCCAGTACAAGTATGTCGTATCGGCACTGGTCCCTGCTGATATGACCGTTCTAGCATTGAGAGTTATCAGCGTGGGGAGTAATATAGCCTGTGGATTGCTCATCAGCGATCCCATCCCGGTGTATTCCAGTGTAGGGGGAAGCGGCAATAAGGACATGGCTGAATTGGACTTGGGATTGATGTACAACTTTG CTCGGCCTAACGATGAAACGTGTGATGATGATGCAGTGGTGATTGAGTTAACGGTCCTGATGGGTGAAGATACAAGCATTACAGAACAGTCCGTTGTTGTGTCTTTATTGGTCGGCGAAACACAGTTGTGGATTGCTGAGGGCAACCTAACTGTCTCTCCAAGTGTCGCTATG GATGCCGTATTACCGAGCTACAATAACCTCAGCTTTGCTCAATCCTACACTGAAGAAGTGGTTCCGAGCCAGGAAGGTAGTGAAGTGAAGATCCTACATACCCTAACGATACCGGCGAACTCCTCGTTGAAGTATGTGGTTAATTACACCACGGATGTGACGTGGCTTGAGATCACAGACATCAGTGTGATGTCTGTCGGGGAGCTGCTGCTCTGTACTCGGGTTGGACCCGTAACTGCTGTTAATGG CTCACACAGTCAAGGAATGtatgcaaccgtggacctcggTTCTGTTTGTAACATTCCAATCGGCAGCGACTTGGCAAACAGCAGCCAG CTGGTGATTGAGGTGACAGTGATTTGTCTGAATGACAGTAAAGTGTTTACCGGCACGAAGGGTGTTATAGCTGCTGCAGTGGAGGTTAGCAACGCCCAATCTGAGGCCGTCAGCCAATCTAGAGATATAAGTGTCTTCATTGCAGGCCCAAAG TCTACATTTAAGATGTGTTGCCCGACCACATCCTACTACATGCGCCCCCAAGAAATTGAACGTTGCAACATCACCATGTTGATTGCCGACCCAAACTTGAAGTTCCGATTGGAGATTGACACGCCTTACAACGTCACCGCTGGCATGACCATCCAGAATGTGGAAGTGAGTTATGTAGGACGGAACTTGCAGGTTGGCTCAAGGGACCCTGTGCTGTCCTCGAGTGGTCTCACAACACAGAACAACCAGGCTGTTTTGAACTTTGGACAAATCATCCACACAG GGCTGTACACAGGGAACACTTGGTTACCAGGAGATGACGACATTGTCATCCAGATTGATATTCAGATGGCAGGTGGTTTGCTGAATAGCAACGGGACGTCTCAATCTCTGAATGCTGACATCTCCATTGGCCAAGGGGACGTGATTTGGGTGTCTTACTTTAAAGTCATCACAGAGAGAGAGGAGATGGACAAACCCATCTTCAGCGTGGGCTTCAGTCATAACAACACAGAGTCAACACTCCTGCTTGG TGATAAGGTTTGGTACAATGTCAACATCAGTCATACCCCAGACTCCATGGCAGAGGCTACCAATATGAAAGGACACATCTTTCTGCCTCAGTACATCCAGTTTGACAGCATGGTGCCAGACTACTCACTCAGCAGCAACCTAACAACTATGACCCATTCCTCTGATGGAACCGGATTCTACTTCGAG ATTCCATCGATGTGTTTCACtgataatattgttttcaaCATTGAGACATCTATTAAGAGTAACTACTTATACAAACTGAATAAGAAATGGAAAGCAACTACACCAATAGAG GTGGTGTTTAACATGCCACATCATGATTTAAGTACTTACTCTGAGGGCTTCTACTTCAGTGAACCCATGGACTACACCACATACGACTTCACTGTACCTTATCCATACATACCAG CTCCAAGTGACCCTTCAAGCTGCCCGTCACCGGTGGCTCTTGGGATGGAAGACAACACCATCACTGACTGCCAGATTACGGCTTCATTCTCACCAGATGACTCTGCACAGGGACATCATGCAAGACTCAGGGGAGGCTCAG CTTGGAAGACGCTAGCAAGGGCTGGACCCTTCCTTTATGATCGATGGCTAAAGGTCGACCTGGGAAAGATGTCTGTTCTAACCGGTCTCCAGACTCAAGGTGGGATTAACCCAGCCGCTGACGGGGACCTGGGAGAATTTGAAATCCTGTTCAGCCTGGACGACACTCTGTATACAGCGGCCACccctgaaaacaacaaaata TTTGACCACAAGAAAGACTCTCCAGCGAGTCACGATACCATCGTAGAACACATCCtctacaaacctgtaaagacaCGCTACGTCGTGCTCAACTTGACTGCCTATGACTATACTACAGCATCTAAATGGTACAATGCACTCAGGATTGAGCTGCTTGGCTGCCCAATAGATGCTCAGGTTGCAAATG ATGTGTGCCCACCAGAGACCATCACGCCTCTTGCCGAAGCTTATGAGAGAGGATTTCTTGTAGATCCAGAAACCTCAACGCTGTTTGTATGCGACATGGTCACTCACGGCAAGAGTGGCATGCGGAAAGAGATTCACCCATCGGTTTACACCATCCAATGGAA GAAACCAGACATGCACTGCTACATGATGAAATACACGGACAAAAACTGGATTG GTCTTGATTCCAGACTCCGTAACATCATCGGCTTCCTGCCAAGCACTGGTAGACTGTACGGCATCTTGAGCAATTCACCAGACTCTTACGCAGCTGCTGACGAGCCTCAAGGAAGCTGGTACCTGATACCTAAGAGTGAGTACGACACGGCGGCCGCCAGCGAGGGCTACGTTGCGGCTGTGACCGTACCGTTCATGTCCACAGAGACCTTCAAATATTCAAACCCTGATGATCTTGCTAACTCTGTGTACACCAGCAGTGATTTCAAGG CTACTATGAGCGGTATCTATAAGGGTGCTGAGAAGGTCCTGGATTGGAACACCTGCTGCCAGCCAACGTGTGCTGCCGATGGCGGATCTGAAGGCTGCACCTAA